One genomic segment of Desulfocapsa sulfexigens DSM 10523 includes these proteins:
- the uvrB gene encoding excinuclease ABC subunit UvrB, which translates to MDTPFILKAPFEPSGDQPEAIATIVRGIESGAKSQVLLGVTGSGKTFTMASVIERVQRPTLIIAPNKTLAAQLFSEFKELFPGNAVEYFVSYYDYYQPEAYIPSSDTYIEKDSSINDAIDKMRHSATRSLLTRRDVIIVASVSCIYGLGSPDEYKNMHLFLRVDEDFAPEQIQRRLVFMLYERNDVSFHRGTFRVRGDVIDIFPVHEEDRALRLEFFGDTIESISIIDPLRGAVLERLPEYTVFPGSHFVTSKDRLQVAVETIKTELKGRLEYFHKENRLIELQRLEQKTMFDLEMIQELGYCNGIENYSRHLTGKEPGIAPPNLLDYFEEDYLLIIDESHIGVPQLNGMYNGDRSRKKTLVHYGFRLPSALDNRPLRFEEFQARINQIVYVSATPGAFEIEEAEGRLVDQIIRPTGLLDPRIEVRPASSQVDDLLEEIRLRTERDEAVLVTTLTKRMAEDLTDYYEKLGIQVRYLHSDIKTLERIELIRDLRNGEYNVLVGINLLREGLDIPEVSLVAILDADKEGFLRSDRSLIQTCGRAARNVNGLVILYGDTVTGSMQRTIEETERRRKIQSAYNLEHGIVPQTIKSKVKDTIQKHLQASGYKAADDHGSGLLTAAEDLPVYYSIKELEKEIKKLEKEMQSAAKELAFEEAAAIRDRIKALRKLEIEIG; encoded by the coding sequence TCATTGAAAGGGTACAGCGGCCGACACTTATTATTGCCCCCAACAAAACGCTTGCCGCCCAGCTTTTTTCTGAGTTTAAAGAACTGTTTCCCGGCAATGCCGTTGAGTATTTCGTTTCCTATTATGATTATTATCAGCCGGAGGCGTATATTCCATCCTCCGATACCTATATTGAAAAAGATTCTTCCATTAATGACGCAATTGACAAGATGCGCCATTCCGCAACCCGTTCTCTGCTGACACGCAGAGATGTCATTATTGTCGCTTCTGTATCCTGTATCTATGGCCTTGGGTCACCCGATGAATATAAAAACATGCACCTCTTTCTCCGTGTTGACGAAGATTTTGCGCCAGAACAGATACAACGCCGTCTCGTCTTTATGCTGTATGAGCGAAATGATGTTTCTTTTCATCGTGGTACATTCAGGGTACGTGGTGATGTGATTGATATTTTTCCAGTTCATGAGGAGGATCGGGCACTCCGACTGGAATTCTTCGGAGATACCATTGAATCGATATCAATTATAGACCCCTTGCGAGGAGCTGTGCTTGAACGTTTACCGGAATATACTGTTTTCCCCGGCAGCCATTTTGTTACTTCCAAGGATAGACTGCAGGTGGCGGTGGAAACAATTAAGACAGAGCTTAAAGGTCGTCTTGAATATTTTCACAAGGAAAACAGACTGATTGAGTTGCAGCGTCTTGAGCAGAAGACTATGTTTGATCTGGAGATGATACAGGAGCTTGGATATTGCAACGGTATTGAAAATTATTCGAGGCATCTCACCGGCAAGGAGCCGGGAATTGCCCCTCCCAATCTTCTCGATTATTTTGAGGAGGATTATCTTCTGATAATTGATGAGTCTCATATAGGTGTACCTCAGCTAAACGGTATGTACAATGGAGACAGATCCCGGAAAAAGACGCTTGTCCACTACGGTTTCCGTCTCCCTTCAGCACTTGATAACCGTCCCCTGCGCTTCGAGGAATTCCAGGCACGAATTAATCAGATAGTCTATGTTTCAGCAACTCCTGGTGCTTTTGAGATTGAAGAGGCCGAGGGGCGACTTGTTGATCAAATTATTCGTCCGACGGGACTTCTTGACCCGCGAATTGAAGTTCGGCCTGCTTCCAGTCAGGTTGATGATCTTCTGGAGGAAATAAGGTTGCGTACGGAACGTGATGAAGCCGTATTGGTCACCACCCTGACCAAGCGAATGGCAGAAGATCTTACCGATTATTATGAAAAACTAGGGATTCAGGTCCGCTATCTTCATTCTGATATCAAGACATTGGAACGTATCGAATTAATTAGAGATCTTCGTAATGGTGAGTATAATGTGCTGGTGGGGATTAATCTTTTACGGGAAGGGCTCGATATTCCGGAAGTTTCTCTTGTGGCAATACTGGATGCTGACAAGGAGGGTTTTTTACGTTCAGACCGCTCTCTTATTCAGACCTGCGGGCGGGCCGCACGAAACGTCAATGGATTGGTTATTCTTTATGGTGACACAGTTACCGGTTCCATGCAAAGAACCATTGAGGAAACGGAGCGAAGAAGAAAAATTCAGTCTGCGTATAACCTGGAACATGGTATTGTACCTCAGACCATAAAATCCAAGGTAAAAGATACCATCCAGAAACATCTTCAGGCCAGTGGCTACAAGGCAGCAGATGATCATGGCTCCGGTTTGTTGACTGCTGCAGAGGATCTTCCCGTATATTACAGCATTAAAGAGTTGGAAAAAGAGATAAAAAAACTAGAAAAAGAGATGCAGAGTGCTGCAAAAGAACTTGCTTTTGAAGAAGCCGCAGCGATTCGTGACAGAATCAAGGCGCTTCGTAAACTGGAGATAGAAATAGGATGA